One genomic region from Amia ocellicauda isolate fAmiCal2 chromosome 4, fAmiCal2.hap1, whole genome shotgun sequence encodes:
- the LOC136748932 gene encoding ZP domain-containing protein-like, with protein MISICDLWSTGEADVECTENTMTVSVLKSSMKGLHENYLRLIDPSCTLTSNSTHVIAAVSLNACGTQLVETEDNLIFRNEIISFDHPGQEVITRKHLVEIGFSCSYPKKGNVSLEFVAHRLPYVFTESGFGKFTYQFEFFSTDRYTRMIDPSAYPVTVELRDMLYIDIEATSSIPNTQLFVESCRATPHDDPSDPLFYDIIRNGCVEDDTVVVYPSSQTQYRFGMEAFAFIGQFSEVYISCTVILCQAGNPFTRCAQGCSTGVTAGHHRHRRQLSAETGRHFISQGPLRLARSSGSAVSSVNLNLNVVFIAGTFLVAVALVCGVLIYRNKATKIKYATLPSKDF; from the exons ATGATTAGCATTTGTGACTTGTGGTCTACAGGTGAAGCTGATGTTGAATGCACTGAGAACACAATGACTGTTTCCGTGCTCAAGTCCTCCATGAAAGGACTTCATGAGAATTATTTGCGCCTTATTGACCCATCTTGTACATTGACATCTAACAGCACTCACGTGATTGCGGCTGTGTCGCTGAACGCTTGTGGGACACAACTTGTT GAAACTGAAGATAACCTTATATTTAGGAATGAAATCATATCATTTGATCACCCTGGGCAAGAAGTCATAACCAGGAAGCATCTAGTGGAGATTGGATTCTCCTGCTCCTACCCCAAGAAGGGCAATGTGTCTCTCGAATTCGTGGCACACAGACTCCCCTATGTGTTCACTGAGTCTGGCTTCGGCAAGTTCACCTATCAGTTTGAGTTCTTCAGCACTGATCGGTACACCAGAATGATTGACCCCAGCGCCTACCCAGTGACAGTGGAACTACGAGACATGCTCTACATAGACATTGAGGCAACATCTTCTATTCCCAACACCCAGCTGTTTGTAGAGTCCTGCAGAGCAACCCCACACGATGACCCCAGTGACCCTTTGTTCTATGACATCATTAGAAATGG GTGTGTTGAGGATGACACGGTCGTGGTCTATCCAAGCAGCCAGACACAGTACAGATTTGGAATGGAAGCCTTCGCCTTCATTGGCCAGTTTTCAGAG GTGTACATCAGCTGTACAGTCATCTTATGCCAAGCTGGCAATCCCTTCACAAGGTGTGCCCAGGGCTGCAGCACTGGTGTCACTGCAGGGCATCACCGTCACAGGAGACAACTGTCTGCAGAGACCGGGAGACACTTCATATCTCAAGGACCTCTGCGTCTAGCCAGGAGCTCGGGCAGTGCAG TTTCCAGTGTGAATCTGAACCTGAACGTCGTGTTCATCGCAGGAACATTCCTGGTGGCCGTCGCCCTGGTGTGTGGAGTGCTGATCTACAGGAATAAGGCGACCAAGATTAAGTATGCAACCCTGCCATCAAAAGACTTCTGA